One window from the genome of Canis aureus isolate CA01 chromosome 18, VMU_Caureus_v.1.0, whole genome shotgun sequence encodes:
- the LSMEM1 gene encoding leucine-rich single-pass membrane protein 1, whose protein sequence is MTHCSPDAGSRGSPEGRKLYVVDSINDLHKLSLCPAGSQPLFPPQEELPDTRDPGHGGRGLFFMGLITVLIVSLALVSFVIFLTVQTGNKMDDVSRRLTAEGKDIDELKKINSMIVKLLNQLDAEQN, encoded by the exons ATGACTCACTGCTCCCCGGATGCCGGCTCTCGGGGTTCGCCCGAGGGGAGGAAGCTGTACGTCGTGGACTCCATAAACGACCTACACAAGCTCAGCCTCTGTCCCGCCGGGTCACAGCCCCTGTTCC CCCCCCAGGAGGAGCTCCCGGACACCCGCGACCCGGGACACGGCGGCCGGGGCCTGTTCTTTATGGGGCTGATAACTGTGCTGATTGTCAGCCTGGCGCTGGTCTCCTTCGTGATTTTTCTAACAG TTCAGACTGGAAACAAGATGGATGATGTGTCAAGAAGACTAACAGCCGAGGGAAAGGACATAGACGAGCTTAAGAAAATCAACAGCATGATTGTAAAGCTACTCAATCAACTGGACGCTGAGCAAAACTAA